In the Ictalurus punctatus breed USDA103 chromosome 7, Coco_2.0, whole genome shotgun sequence genome, one interval contains:
- the LOC128633064 gene encoding macrophage mannose receptor 1, which yields MGSAVNFILLLSAGLWAPALSASRQFYVVEENRDWSKAQTWCRENYTDLATIENQEEMDAVKDLLKGKGGNFWIGLKQNKTYWHIYKNRSWYWSDGAPYNYTYWQNGEPNNEEGDNCVEVYSGNNTWNDAGCHHRHSFVCYKKRTPLTVITEKKTWREALRYCRQNHVDLVSVDSQEMQDWVGVVTKHVSSDMWIGLRHTCALGFWYSVKGEMICYQNWAPGNGTGVEDCGDVERTGAVLSESKKWVSLPQTHELYFICITFQ from the exons ATGGGTTCAGCGGTGAACTTCATTCTGCTTTTGTCAG CAGGACTGTGGGCTCCTGCTTTGAGCGCATCACGTCAGTTTTATGTGGTGGAAGAGAACAGAGACTGGAGCAAAGCTCAGACATGGTGCAGAGAGAATTACACTGACCTGGCCACCATCGAGAACCAAGAAGAAATGGATGCTGTGAAAGACCTTCTCAAGGGTAAAGGAGGCAACTTCTGGATAGGACTGAAGCAAAACAAGACT TACTGGCACATTTATAAGAATAGGTCCTGGTACTGGTCAGATGGCGCTCCATACAACTACACGTACTGGCAGAATGGAGAGCCAAACAACGAGGAGGGTGATAACTGTGTGGAAGTCTACAGTGGAAATAATACATGGAACGATGCAGGCTGCCATCACCGTCATTCATTTGTCTGCTATAAAA AACGAACTCCTCTCACCGtgatcactgagaagaagaccTGGCGAGAAGCCCTGAGGTACTGCAGACAGAATCATGTGGACCTGGTTTCTGTTGACTCGCAGGAAATGCAGGACTGGGTGGGAGTAGTCACTAAACATGTCTCCAGTGATATGTGGATTGGCCTGCGTCACACCTGCGCTCTGGGCTTCTGGTACTCGGTGAAGGGAGAGATGATCTGCTACCAAAACTGGGCTCCAGGTAACGGAACCGGAGTGGAAGATTGTGGTGATGTCGAGAGAACCGGAGCGGTTCTGTCCGAGAGTAAGAAGTGGGTCAGCCTGCCACAGACTCACGAACTCTACTTCATCTGTATCACCTTCCAGTGA